The Montipora foliosa isolate CH-2021 chromosome 14, ASM3666993v2, whole genome shotgun sequence genome window below encodes:
- the LOC137984615 gene encoding tripartite motif-containing protein 3-like codes for MCEDGKDLKTGRMASGVERQVSQHLECAVCLERLKEPKMLSCQHTYCRECLEKLFNTDGRRRNVYEIKCPECRKKTRVPRGEVKKLPNNLFVEKISSDLDYSRSTKIPPCKEHEDEVLKLFCKDCDQLICRDCILIDHRDHCYKFVKDIYPAEKKKIEKVVDEAVAKIHDLEATVKEIDRLETRAQESCKDASLKVDVFIDKQVAMLEKARKRLKDDLRKLSRSDNEGRQKQRDSLSAKIQSLRKGVEFAKQSLKKAHAAEVLGAKKEIVESLSGKLRTRDGARHDHNMTTYHFEVSSPLNEELVKKMAMVKKQVKGCNNNDDDDDDDDDDDDYDDDYYDDDDDYDDDNDYDDDEDDDDDDDAYDDDDDDDDACLQPINGTARWW; via the exons ATGTGCGAAGACGGGAAAG ATTTAAAGACAGGAAGAATGGCATCAGGTGTAGAAAGGCAAGTGTCACAGCATTTGGAATGTGCAGTGTGTTTGGAGAGATTAAAGGAGCCCAAAATGTTGTCATGCCAGCACACTTACTGCAGAGAGTGCCTGGAAAAACTGTTTAATACAGATGGTCGGAGAAGAAATgtatatgaaatcaaatgtccAGAATGTAGAAAGAAAACCAGG GTTCCTAGGGGCGAGGTCAAGAAACTGCCAAACAATTTGTTCGTCGAAAAAATTTCGTCAGACCTTGACTACTCACGATCTACCAAAATTCCACCATGTAAAGAACACGAGGACGAAGTGCTCAAGCTCTTTTGTAAAGACTGCGATCAGCTGATTTGTCGAGACTGCATCCTAATAGATCATCGTGACCACTGTTACAAGTTTGTAAAAGATATCTACCCGGCTGAGAAGAAGAAAATAGAGAAGGTCGTTGACGAAGCTGTGGCAAAAATCCATGATTTAGAAGCAACAGTCAAGGAAATTGATCGGTTAGAAACCAGGGCCCAAGAGAGCTGCAAGGATGCGTCTTTGAAAGTGGATGTGTTCATCGACAAGCAAGTTGCAATGCTGGAGAAAgcaagaaaacgtttgaaagaTGATCTTCGAAAGTTATCTCGGAGCGATAATGAAGGTCGTCAAAAGCAAAGGGATTCTTTAAGTGCTAAGATCCAAAGCCTGAGAAAGGGCGTAGAATTTGCTAAGCAGTCACTGAAAAAGGCTCATGCGGCCGAGGTGTTGGGTGCCAAAAAGGAAATCGTGGAGAGCCTCAGTGGCAAGCTACGAACAAGAGACGGTGCTCGTCATGATCATAACATGACTACATATCATTTTGAAGTTTCTTCTCCCCTGAATGAAGAATTGGTCAAGAAGATGGCTATGGTAAAGAAACAAGTCAAGGGCTGCaacaacaatgatgatgatgatgatgatgatgatgatgatgatgattatgacgaTGATTActatgacgatgacgatgattaTGACGATGACAACGATTACGACGACGATgaggacgatgatgatgatgatgatgcctatgatgatgatgacgatgatgatgatgcctgCTTACAGCCTATTAATGGTACCGCCCGTTGGTGGTGA
- the LOC137985317 gene encoding rhamnosyl O-methyltransferase-like, translating into MDDSEYHSLKDKVTKELSSQIRYVPLEERKDTGVLPVELLSSISHGKYQLCWRGVDILKDPLDLAIVQQLLWELKPRTVIEFGAYKGGSALWAADMLKMFGCKSRVISVDIDLSLLDSEAKESTHVEFIEGDLMQVEKIFPAEFLKTLDHPWFLVEDCHVNLEGILEHFDHFTEPGDYICVEDTNPVVPAVAGQGLIKELGYTFWGPEKLNDLKKFFSGRSQRYMVDQRYTDMFGYNATWNMNGFLKRM; encoded by the exons ATGGACGATTCTGAGTATCATTCGTTAAAAGATAAGGTTACGAAAGAGTTAAGTAGCCAAATCAGATACGTTCCATTAGAAGAAAGAAAGGATACTGGAGTGTTGCCGGTTGAGCTGTTGTCCTCAATTTCCCATG GAAAATACCAACTCTGTTGGCGAGGAGTGGATATTTTGAAGGATCCTTTAGACTTGGCAATAGTCCAGCAATTGTTGTGGGAACTGAAGCCTCGAACTGTGATCGAGTTTGGTGCTTACAAGGGGGGCTCAGCCTTGTGGGCAGCAGATATGCTGAAAATGTTCGGCTGCAAGTCGCGTGTCATCTCTGTGGACATTGATCTTTCTTTATTGGACTCTGAAGCAAAAGAATCCACCCATGTTGAGTTCATTGAGGGGGACTTAATGCAAGTTGAAAAGATCTTTCCTGCAGAGTTTTTGAAG ACTTTGGACCATCCATGGTTTCTGGTCGAGGATTGCCATGTGAATCTTGAAGGCATATTAGAGCATTTTGACCACTTCACTGAGCCTGGTGACTACATTTGTGTTGAGGACACCAATCCAGTTGTACCAGCAGTTGCAGGCCAAGGCCTCATAAAGGAGCTAGGTTACACATTCTGGGGTCCGGAAAAACTCAACGACCTGAAGAAGTTTTTCAGTGGGCGCTCTCAAAGATACATGGTGGACCAGAGATACACAGACATGTTCGG GTACAATGCCACGTGGAACATGAATGGATTTTTGAAAAGGATGTAG